The genomic stretch TCCAAACAGTGCGACATTCGAGTGGCTTACAGGGATGAAAGCACTTGGAGTAAACCGTATTAGTTTTGGTGTGCAGAGTTTTGATGAGAAAAAACTCAAACTCCTCAACCGTGCCCATAATCCAGCACAAGCGCTTGAAGCTGTCAACAATGCAAAAAAAGCGGGCTTTGAAAATATCTCTCTTGATCTTATCTATGCGACACTCGGAGATACGAAGGAGTTACTGCAAAACGATTTAGAACTCGCTTTTTCACTTCCGATCAACCATTTGAGTGCTTACGCTTTAACGATCGAAGAGGGGACTGCGTTTGAGAATAAACCCCAAATGTCAAAAGAGCAGCTGGAAATTACACAATGGCTTTTTGAGGAGATCGAAAAAAGAGGCTTTTCTCAGTATGAGATCAGTAACTTCGGAACATACAGGTCTGTTCACAACATTGGATACTGGGAGTATGAAGAGTATCTGGGTGTCGGTGCCGGTGCAGTCGGCAGAATAGCAAACAAACGTTATTACCCGCAACCCGATATAGAAAAATATATACAAAATCCGCTCGATATTAGAGATGAGGAGTTAAATGACGAGGATATGAAGATAGAAAAGATCTTTTTAGGACTTCGATCACTTGTGGGAATTGATAAAAATATTTTAGATAAACAAGAGATTCAAAAAGCGGACTTGTTAGTCCAAGAAGAAAAGTTAATTTTTCAAGAGGAAAAATATTTTAATAAAGAGTATCTCTTAAGTGACGAGATAGCTCTTTATCTAACATCTTAGTTCATATCTACTTTGATAACGATGTCGTCACCGTTTTCTACAGCTTGGAAAACATGTTTTTTACAAAATACATCGTTCATATCTTTTGCGATCTCTAAAGCCTGTGTTAAAGCTTCCTCTTTTGTTGCATACTCTACATTGTTTTGATAATCACTTCTTTTGAAACAACCACACTCTTTTTCAATAATTACACGACTCATATATTTCTCCTAATTTTTTCCGAATTTTATATATTTATGCTTTATTTGAATTGAATTTTTTATTCTTGAAGATTTTTTAACCATTCTTTAGATAAAATCACGCCAACTATAATTTTTAAAGGCACTTATATTATGTTTGGTATGGGTTTTACAGAGATACTTATCATCGCCATTATTGCTGTTTTATTTTTAGGGCCCGATAAGCTCCCTAGCACAATGGTAGAGATAGCTAAATTTTTCAGAAGCATGAAAAACACGTTAGGTACTATGAAAAGTACTATAGAAGAAGAGATGCATGTTGCAGATATTAAACAAGAAGCACTTGCATATAAACAAGAGTTAGAACGTGCATCACACAATGTTTCAAAGGCTGCTAATATCAATTCTCATATAGATAATCTATTAGATGATGAACCGCAACCCGAAACTAAAAAAGCTTCTAGTGAACCTGAAGAAGTGACTTTTAAGAAAAAGAAAAAAAAGAAAACTGAAGAAGAAAATATAGATGTTTGAAGAGATTAGACCCCATTTAGTTGAGCTGAGAAAAAGATTAGGTATTTCTGTCGGAAGCCTGATTGTTTTGTTTTTTGTAATGTTTTACTTCCACGAACCGATCCTAGACTGGATGGTTACACCCTTAAATGATGCCTTGATCGAAGTTGGTAAAAAGTCGGTGCATGCAGCTGACGGTATGGTTACGACAAGTCAAGTGGGCGGTGCATTCTTCGTAGCGTTAAAAGTTTCGTTTTTTGCAGCAATTTTAGGAGCATTACCTATTATTCTTTCTCAAATCTGGATGTTTATAGCACCGGGCTTATATTCACATGAAAAAAAGATGATCATTCCCTTTATTGTAGGTGGAACGTTTATGTTTTTAGTCGGCGTTTTGTTTGCCTACTACATCGTTACCCCTTTTGGTTTTGACTTCTTGATCACATTTGGTTCTTTTAAATTTACGCCGCTTATCAACATTGAAGATTATGTAGGTTTTTTTACAAAGATCATGTTTGGTTTCGGTCTTGCATTTGAGCTTCCTGTATTTGCTTACTTTTTAGCACTTTTAGGTTTGGTTGACGATAGACAAATGACAGCATTTTTCAAATATGCCATTGTTATTATCTTTATCGTTGCCGCACTTCTTACACCGCCGGATGTTTTAACACAGCTGCTTATGGCCGGTCCGCTTATTATCCTTTACGGCTTCTCTATCTTGATAGTTAAAGTAGTAAACCCTGCGCCGCCTCTTGAAGAGGAAGATGACGAAGAAGATGAAAAAGAGGAAGAAAGTGCAAGATAAAGCACTTCTGACTTCAAGCTATGATTTTCATCTCCCGGATGAACTCATTGCGACACACCCTGCCAGTCCAAGAGATCACGCAAAACTTCTAGTATATGATCGTAAATCCGACACTATTACCCATGCACACTTTTACGATCTTGAAAAGTTTATCCCCAAAGATTGTGCCCTTATTTTTAACGATACAAAAGTTATAAAGGCGAGACTTTACGGTCATAAGCCAAGCGGCGGGAAAATAGAACTGCTTATCAACCGTGCATTAAATGCAAACGATGTCCATGTATATATCCGCGGGCGTGTAAAAGAAGCTCAAGAGATACTCTTTGATGAGAATCTCAAAGCAGTTATAAAAGAGCTAAAAGATGACGGTACACGTATTGTAAACTTCTTTTTAGATGATCAACTACTTCGTTTTGAAGATCTTTTGCCGATCATAGATAAAATCGGGCATATTCCTCTTCCTCCATATATTCAAAGAGAAGATAACGAAGAGGATGCAAATGAGTACCAAAGCGTTTTTGCACAGAATGAAGGTGCAGTCGCAGCACCCACAGCCTCGCTTCACTTCACGCCAGAGCAGCACAAAAGAGTATGTAAGAACTATAAACACGCCTACGTTACATTACATGTAGGCAGCGGAACATTTAAACCTGTTGAAGCGGATGTAATTACAGAGCACCCTATGCACTCTGAGTTTTATGAGATCTCTGAGCAGGCAAAAGAGATTTTAGACTCTGCACAGCCGATTTTAAGTGTAGGGACAACCTCAACAAGAACCGTAGAGTTTTATGCAAGACATAAAAACCAAACTAGCGGTGAAGCGAATCTTTTCCTTCACCCAAACAATAAACCGCTTCGGGTAAATCACCTGCTGACAAACTTCCATTTGCCAAAATCAACACTCATTATGCTGGTAGCCTCTTTTGTAGGACTTGAAAAAACTTTAGAGTTGTATGAGGAAGCTATTAAAAATAAATACCGTTTTTATTCTTACGGTGATGCGATGCTTATCATCTAAATCTGTTATAATCATCCCTATGAAAATATTACTGAAAAAACTTTCTTATATTTTTGGGATGTTACTACTAATCTCAATCATCTCATTTTTAGCGATCCACGCAGCACCTAACAGCTTTTTTGGAGCGGGTGAACTCAATCCCAATATGACACCCGAAGCAATAGAAAAGCTCAAAGCCGTTTATGGTTTAGATAAACCTCTACTGACTCAATATACCGACTGGGTAGGCAATATGGTACAGCTTAACTTCGGTATCTCTTTTGTGAGCGGAGCAGATGTAGCTTCTGAAATCTTAAAACGACTTCCCATTACACTTACTATCAACATCACTTCACTCGTGTTTGTGTTTATTCTCTCTTTATATTTAGGGATAAAAGCGGCTCTGAGTTATGAGAAAAAATCGGACTTGGCGATTAGACAACTCTCTCTTTTATCGTTTTCAATGCCCTCTTTTTATTTGGCCCTGCTTCTGATCATAATTTTTTCGGTGAACTTCAAACTCTTTCCTATTGCGGGTTTACACTCTGTAGATATTGAGGGTGAGGGTTTACATTATTATCTCGATATGCTTTGGCATTTGGTACTGCCTATCTCTATTATGATCTTTGGGGGACTTGGAAGTATGATCATCTATATCCGTTCACTGACATTAGAGATACTTAAAAGTGATTATTACTATTTTGCACGCTCACGCGGACTTTCAAATAAACAACTACTGCGATACTATATTTTGCCGAATCTCTTACCGCCTATCGTGACGTTACTTGGTCTTTCATTGCCAGCTTTAATCGGTGGGAGTGTTATTTTAGAATCGATCTTTGGAATAGACGGGATGGGACAGTTTTTTTATATAAGTGCACTTTCACGCGATTACCCGACTATTATGGGGATTCTTATGATAAGTGCTTTTTTAACGCTTCTTGGAAACGTGATAGCGGATTTAATCCTTTTAAGATTAAACCCTTATATGCACAAGTAAGTTCGTTTATGAACTTACTAAGATTTAACGGATTCTAGTTAAATAACGCCTCTAGTGCATCTACGCCGTCTTTTTCTTCCTCTTGCTCAACGCTGCTTTCCGGACTCATAGAATCGTTTTCAATCAACTCGATATCCATACCGCATAACATAGAAGCAAGACGGATATTTATACCGCTTTTTCCAATCGCTTTAGATTTTTGGTCACTTGGAAGAGTTACGATAGCTTTTTCGTTTTCACCCTCTTCATTTTTTACGATCTCAACATGAGAGATAATTGCCGGACTCATCGCACGAGATATAAAAAGTTCAGGAATGTTTGTATATTCGATACAGTCAATATTTTCACCGATAAGCTCTTCACTTACAGCATTAATACGTACACCTTTAACACCAACAGTAGCACCTACTGCATCAACTTGCGGGTGTGTAGAGTAGATAGCAATTTTTGCTCTCTCACCAGGGATACGAGCTGATTTTTCAATAACAACACTTCCATCTTCGATCTCAGGTACTTCAAGTTCTAAAAGTGCTTCAAGGAATTTTGGAGATGTACGTGAAAGTTCAATATGGATACCTGTTTCTTTATCCATATTTACACGGCGAACTACAGCTTTAAGTACATCACCTACTTTAAACACTTCACCTTTAATACGGCTTTTCATAGGAAGTACTGCACGGATCTCATCTACTTCGATATATGTTGAATTATTTGAATCAACACGTGTAACACGTCCGTTTACGATAGTTCCGATTTTTGATTTATATTTAGTAAATACTTCATCTTCTACCATTCTTTGGATGTGATACTCAATCTCACGGTGAAGTTGTGAAGCGGCAGTTCTACCGTAGTCTTCTAGATCATGTTCTTCTTGAAGTTGGTCACCGAGTTCCACTTGGTCATCGTAACTTCTTGCATCACTGATCGCCATATATGCAGGTGCAGTTTCTTCATCTTTTAATTTTGCGTCATCATCTGCTACAACTGTAATTGTTTGAATAATTTTAATTTTTTTATTTACTTCGTCTATTTGTGCTTCAAAAGCAAAATTTGGATTGATTACTCTCTTTGCAGTTTGTACAAAAGCTGTTTTTAACGCTTCTAAAACTTTTTCGGGCTGTAAACCTTTTTCATTTGCAATAGCTTCTGCGATATCTAATATTTTTTCCACAGTAATATCCTTTGTTTTTTAAGAAATCTGACAATGATAAGTAATAATTGGGGGATTTCTTATTTGATAGTGTGAAATTGTACCGAAGTAGTTATAAAAACATCTTTAATCGGACTTTTATTACAAATAAAGTATAATTCAAGACTTTCAAAAGACTATATAAGGAAAAGTTATGGATTTAAAGCTTGTAAGAATGGAGCTAGACGCTAAACCAAAGAAAATAGACTTAGCAAAAATCGAATCTTTAGTTGAAAAAGAGAAAAGTGTAATTCTTTATTTCGATAGAGAAAACTCACACAAAGATCTTTTAGCATTACAAGATCACTTCGAAGCTGAAGGAAAAAGCTTCTATATGAACGAAGTAAAATACGCATTAAGCGATAACGATTACATGTACCAAGTACATATAATGGCGTAAACAGAGAGAAAATATGAGTAAAAAGTTATTTATTGAAACATTAGGTTGTGCGATGAATACTCGTGATTCAGAGCATATGATAGCGCAGCTTAAAGAGCGTGAAGGGTATGATACAACAACAGATCTTAAAGAGGCTGACCTAATTTTAATAAATACATGTTCAGTACGTGAAAAACCTGTACAAAAACTTTTTTCGGAGCTTGGAGCTTTTAACAAAAAGAAAAAAGAGGGAGCAAAGATAGGTGTATGTGGTTGTACCGCTTCACATCTAGGTGATGAGATCATCAAACGTGCCCCTTATGTGAGTTTTGTTTTGGGTGCTAGAAATGTTTCTAAAATCTCTGAAGTACTTCACAAAGACAAAGCGGTTGAGATCGATATCAACTACGATGAGAGTGAATTTGCTTTTGATGATTTTCGTACATCTCCGTACAAAGCATACATCAACATCTCAATCGGATGTGATAAGCAATGTACATTTTGTATCGTTCCTAAAACTCGCGGTGAAGAGATCTCTATTCCGGATGAGTTGATTATCAACGAAGCGAAAAAAGCTGTTGACAACGGTGCAAAAGAGATCTTCTTACTTGGACAAAATGTTAACAACTACGGAAGAAGATTCTCAGATTCTGAACACGAAAAAGTAAACTTTACGGAACTGCTACGCCGTCTTTCTAAGATAGAAGGTTTAGAGCGTATCCGTTTTACGTCACCTCACCCTTTCCATATGGATGATGAGTTTATCGAAGAGTTTGCTAAAAACCCTAAGATCTGTAAATCTATGCACATGCCGCTTCAATCAGGTTCAACAAAAGTTCTCAAAGATATGAAACGCGGATACACAAAGGAGTGGTTTTTAAACAGAGTTGAAAAACTGCGCAAAGAGTGTCCTGATGTGAGTATCTCCACAGATATCATCGTTGCTTTCCCTGGTGAGAGTGAAGAGGATTTTGAAGATACATTAGATGTTATGAAACAGGTGGAGTTTGATCAAATATTCAGCTTTAAATATTCAGCTCGTCCACACACCGAAGCAGAACACTTTACAAATACAGTTGATGAAGAGATAGGTTCAGCTAGACTTTCTCATCTTCAATCAATGCAAACAGAAATAATAGATAAAAATATGCAGAAACACCTAGACAAAACATATAAGGTTTACTTTGAAGACCTTAACCGTGACAACTATGTTTCAGGTCGTACAAATGCTAACCTTGTTGTTAAGGTAAAAGGTTCTGAAGAGCTTCTTGGCAAATTTAAAAACGTTAAAATTACACAGATTGGACGTACAATCTGTACGGGGGAGATAGTTGAGTAAAAAACTATCTCGCTTTTTAGCGCTGGTATTTGTTCCACTTTTAGGATCTCTCCTGATCCGTT from Sulfurimonas sp. hsl 1-7 encodes the following:
- the hemW gene encoding radical SAM family heme chaperone HemW gives rise to the protein MLIYFHIPFCDSKCSYCAFNSYVDKFHLKQEYMKALKKQLIYEIERSKPQKQSIKSVFIGGGTPSTVAPELYKEVFELISPYLKEDVEITSEANPNSATFEWLTGMKALGVNRISFGVQSFDEKKLKLLNRAHNPAQALEAVNNAKKAGFENISLDLIYATLGDTKELLQNDLELAFSLPINHLSAYALTIEEGTAFENKPQMSKEQLEITQWLFEEIEKRGFSQYEISNFGTYRSVHNIGYWEYEEYLGVGAGAVGRIANKRYYPQPDIEKYIQNPLDIRDEELNDEDMKIEKIFLGLRSLVGIDKNILDKQEIQKADLLVQEEKLIFQEEKYFNKEYLLSDEIALYLTS
- the tatB gene encoding Sec-independent protein translocase protein TatB — encoded protein: MFGMGFTEILIIAIIAVLFLGPDKLPSTMVEIAKFFRSMKNTLGTMKSTIEEEMHVADIKQEALAYKQELERASHNVSKAANINSHIDNLLDDEPQPETKKASSEPEEVTFKKKKKKKTEEENIDV
- the tatC gene encoding twin-arginine translocase subunit TatC produces the protein MFEEIRPHLVELRKRLGISVGSLIVLFFVMFYFHEPILDWMVTPLNDALIEVGKKSVHAADGMVTTSQVGGAFFVALKVSFFAAILGALPIILSQIWMFIAPGLYSHEKKMIIPFIVGGTFMFLVGVLFAYYIVTPFGFDFLITFGSFKFTPLINIEDYVGFFTKIMFGFGLAFELPVFAYFLALLGLVDDRQMTAFFKYAIVIIFIVAALLTPPDVLTQLLMAGPLIILYGFSILIVKVVNPAPPLEEEDDEEDEKEEESAR
- the queA gene encoding tRNA preQ1(34) S-adenosylmethionine ribosyltransferase-isomerase QueA; the protein is MKKRKKVQDKALLTSSYDFHLPDELIATHPASPRDHAKLLVYDRKSDTITHAHFYDLEKFIPKDCALIFNDTKVIKARLYGHKPSGGKIELLINRALNANDVHVYIRGRVKEAQEILFDENLKAVIKELKDDGTRIVNFFLDDQLLRFEDLLPIIDKIGHIPLPPYIQREDNEEDANEYQSVFAQNEGAVAAPTASLHFTPEQHKRVCKNYKHAYVTLHVGSGTFKPVEADVITEHPMHSEFYEISEQAKEILDSAQPILSVGTTSTRTVEFYARHKNQTSGEANLFLHPNNKPLRVNHLLTNFHLPKSTLIMLVASFVGLEKTLELYEEAIKNKYRFYSYGDAMLII
- a CDS encoding ABC transporter permease — protein: MKILLKKLSYIFGMLLLISIISFLAIHAAPNSFFGAGELNPNMTPEAIEKLKAVYGLDKPLLTQYTDWVGNMVQLNFGISFVSGADVASEILKRLPITLTINITSLVFVFILSLYLGIKAALSYEKKSDLAIRQLSLLSFSMPSFYLALLLIIIFSVNFKLFPIAGLHSVDIEGEGLHYYLDMLWHLVLPISIMIFGGLGSMIIYIRSLTLEILKSDYYYFARSRGLSNKQLLRYYILPNLLPPIVTLLGLSLPALIGGSVILESIFGIDGMGQFFYISALSRDYPTIMGILMISAFLTLLGNVIADLILLRLNPYMHK
- the nusA gene encoding transcription termination factor NusA, which produces MEKILDIAEAIANEKGLQPEKVLEALKTAFVQTAKRVINPNFAFEAQIDEVNKKIKIIQTITVVADDDAKLKDEETAPAYMAISDARSYDDQVELGDQLQEEHDLEDYGRTAASQLHREIEYHIQRMVEDEVFTKYKSKIGTIVNGRVTRVDSNNSTYIEVDEIRAVLPMKSRIKGEVFKVGDVLKAVVRRVNMDKETGIHIELSRTSPKFLEALLELEVPEIEDGSVVIEKSARIPGERAKIAIYSTHPQVDAVGATVGVKGVRINAVSEELIGENIDCIEYTNIPELFISRAMSPAIISHVEIVKNEEGENEKAIVTLPSDQKSKAIGKSGINIRLASMLCGMDIELIENDSMSPESSVEQEEEKDGVDALEALFN
- a CDS encoding HP0268 family nuclease, yielding MDLKLVRMELDAKPKKIDLAKIESLVEKEKSVILYFDRENSHKDLLALQDHFEAEGKSFYMNEVKYALSDNDYMYQVHIMA
- the miaB gene encoding tRNA (N6-isopentenyl adenosine(37)-C2)-methylthiotransferase MiaB — translated: MSKKLFIETLGCAMNTRDSEHMIAQLKEREGYDTTTDLKEADLILINTCSVREKPVQKLFSELGAFNKKKKEGAKIGVCGCTASHLGDEIIKRAPYVSFVLGARNVSKISEVLHKDKAVEIDINYDESEFAFDDFRTSPYKAYINISIGCDKQCTFCIVPKTRGEEISIPDELIINEAKKAVDNGAKEIFLLGQNVNNYGRRFSDSEHEKVNFTELLRRLSKIEGLERIRFTSPHPFHMDDEFIEEFAKNPKICKSMHMPLQSGSTKVLKDMKRGYTKEWFLNRVEKLRKECPDVSISTDIIVAFPGESEEDFEDTLDVMKQVEFDQIFSFKYSARPHTEAEHFTNTVDEEIGSARLSHLQSMQTEIIDKNMQKHLDKTYKVYFEDLNRDNYVSGRTNANLVVKVKGSEELLGKFKNVKITQIGRTICTGEIVE